One Deinococcus sp. LM3 genomic region harbors:
- a CDS encoding VOC family protein — protein sequence MTAHPAPSQPGARLDHLVIAARTLEEGRAWLEGRLHCPLEPGGEHGLFGTHNTLLSLGPDAYLEVIAVNPQAPAPGRPRWFGLDTPDMQRRLSHGPALIHWVAGVAHLPAGPDVLALSRGANRWTLTVPADGHLPGGGPHPSLICWETLPPPTRLSDRGVRLGTLHLGTPDPDALRAALNTLNFTGEVEVQRGPQPELRAVLTTPGGPVEL from the coding sequence ATGACCGCCCACCCCGCCCCGAGCCAACCGGGCGCCCGCCTGGACCATCTGGTCATCGCCGCCCGCACCCTGGAGGAAGGCCGCGCGTGGCTCGAAGGCCGCCTGCACTGCCCGCTGGAACCCGGCGGCGAGCACGGCCTGTTCGGCACGCACAACACCCTGCTGTCCCTGGGCCCCGACGCCTACCTGGAAGTGATCGCCGTGAACCCGCAGGCACCCGCCCCAGGGCGCCCCCGCTGGTTCGGCCTGGACACCCCCGACATGCAGCGGCGGCTGTCGCACGGCCCGGCCCTGATCCACTGGGTGGCGGGCGTGGCGCACCTGCCGGCCGGTCCCGATGTGCTGGCCCTGTCACGCGGCGCGAACCGCTGGACCCTGACCGTCCCCGCCGACGGCCACCTGCCCGGCGGCGGCCCGCACCCGTCCCTGATCTGCTGGGAGACCCTGCCGCCCCCCACCCGCCTGAGCGACCGGGGCGTGCGCCTGGGCACCCTGCACCTGGGCACGCCCGACCCCGACGCGCTGCGCGCCGCGCTGAACACCCTGAACTTCACGGGCGAGGTCGAGGTTCAAAGGGGCCCGCAGCCCGAACTGCGCGCGGTCCTGACCACCCCCGGCGGCCCGGTCGAACTGTGA